In the Malania oleifera isolate guangnan ecotype guangnan chromosome 1, ASM2987363v1, whole genome shotgun sequence genome, one interval contains:
- the LOC131162364 gene encoding uncharacterized protein LOC131162364 gives MDPGGSIAHASGDDGTWPSSIGGGDSNVVLCSLARQVIDEIVRSSREHGGPSATQSCTIKKFTKMNPPKFSGAADPTVAENWIQEIDKVLMVLHCTDEQKVLYATCNLIGEAKRWWTTTRLLEEHKSIPVPLTWSRLRKIFFDRYFPTTIRVAKVHEFLSLTQGPLIAQQYAAKFIELSRFDPYVVPDEAKKSRMFERGLRQDIYKQVAVLKMQNFSKLVERAIVAEENEQKDVGVPSQRKRTMPPGFQTGSSRGPWREDRYRGG, from the coding sequence atggaccctggaggtagtattGCTCATGCTAGCGGCGATGATGGAACATGGCCTTCTAGCATAGGTGGTGGAGACTCAAATGTTGTTTTATGCAGCTTAGCTCGGCAGGTCATAGATGAGATTGtacggagctctagggagcatggAGGTCCATCTGCAACCCAAAGTTGTACGATAAAGAAATTTACTAAGATGAACCCTCCAAAGTTTTCGGGAGCAGCTGATCCTACAGTTGCCGAGAACTGGATACAAGAGATAGATAAAGTACTGATGGTGCTTcactgcaccgacgagcagaaggtcctctatgccacgtgtAATTTGATAGgagaggctaagagatggtggacaactactagattactggaggagcaTAAATCTATACCAGTGCCTCTGACTTGGAGCCGATTGAGAaagatattctttgacagatattttcctacTACTATCAGAGTGGCTAAAGTGCACGAGTTTTTgagtttgactcaggggccatTGATAGCTCAACAGTATGCTGCAAAATTCATCGAGTTGTCACGATTTGATCCATACGTAGtgccagatgaagctaagaagtcTAGGATGTtcgagagaggcttgaggcaagaTATATATAAGCAAGTAGCGGTTCTAAAGATGCAGAACTTCTCTAAATTAGTTGAAAGAGCCATAGTAGCAGAGGAGAACGAACAGAAAGATGTGGGAGTACCAAGCCAGAGGAAGAGGACCATGCCTCCAGGATTTCAGACGGGTTCCagtcggggcccatggagagaAGATCGGTATAGAGGAGGCTAG